One window from the genome of Microbulbifer sp. ALW1 encodes:
- the purE gene encoding 5-(carboxyamino)imidazole ribonucleotide mutase: protein MNQLPFEKVTIVMGSQSDWPTMEMATKPLTDLGVPFATAVVSAHRTPQRMVEFATTAHERGTQVIIAGAGGSAHLPGMIAAMTPLPVIGVPVASKFMTGMDSLLSIVQMPKGVAVATQAVGASGAFNAGLMAAQILSLTDPELQKRLIQWREQQSAGVPFEVE, encoded by the coding sequence GTGAATCAGCTTCCGTTCGAAAAAGTCACCATCGTGATGGGCTCCCAGTCCGACTGGCCGACCATGGAAATGGCCACCAAGCCTCTCACCGATCTGGGCGTACCCTTTGCTACGGCAGTCGTTTCAGCCCACCGTACGCCCCAGCGCATGGTGGAGTTTGCGACCACTGCCCACGAGCGCGGCACCCAGGTGATCATCGCCGGCGCTGGCGGTTCCGCACACCTGCCGGGCATGATCGCGGCCATGACCCCGCTGCCGGTCATCGGTGTGCCGGTGGCGAGCAAGTTCATGACCGGGATGGATAGCCTGCTGTCTATTGTGCAGATGCCCAAGGGCGTTGCCGTTGCCACCCAGGCGGTGGGCGCTTCCGGCGCCTTCAATGCCGGCCTGATGGCGGCACAAATACTGTCCCTGACAGACCCGGAACTGCAGAAGCGTCTTATCCAGTGGCGCGAACAG
- the aroE gene encoding shikimate dehydrogenase, giving the protein MDKYAVIGNPIKQSMSPDIHAAFARQTEQNIEYGKLFAEVGAFKDVVGPFFASGAKGLNVTAPFKLDAFEYADELTERARTAGAVNTLAVQGDGSLLGDNTDGAGLVSDIKNHLGWVIKGKKVLILGAGGATRGTLLPLLHEKPAQLHIANRTAQKAQQLAEDFAGYGAITASGLDAVPEGFDLVINASAASLSGELPPLSPRALADGCRAYDMVYGAQPTPFMHWASGLGAEVSDGLGMLVGQAAESFALWRGVRPQVEPVLAMLRQRLLDKSRV; this is encoded by the coding sequence ATGGATAAGTACGCGGTTATTGGCAATCCGATCAAGCAGTCGATGTCTCCGGATATTCACGCGGCCTTTGCTCGCCAGACTGAGCAGAATATCGAGTATGGAAAACTGTTTGCTGAGGTGGGTGCCTTTAAGGATGTGGTGGGTCCATTTTTTGCCAGCGGCGCTAAAGGTTTGAATGTCACTGCGCCGTTCAAGCTCGATGCCTTTGAATATGCGGATGAACTGACCGAGCGAGCGCGCACCGCGGGGGCGGTGAATACGCTGGCGGTGCAGGGGGATGGCAGTCTGCTGGGTGACAATACCGACGGTGCGGGTCTGGTGTCGGATATCAAAAACCATCTGGGGTGGGTGATTAAAGGCAAGAAGGTGCTGATCCTGGGCGCCGGTGGTGCTACCCGCGGCACATTGTTGCCACTTCTCCATGAGAAACCTGCGCAGTTGCATATAGCCAATCGCACCGCGCAGAAGGCACAGCAGCTGGCAGAGGATTTTGCCGGTTACGGTGCCATTACCGCCAGCGGGCTGGACGCGGTGCCCGAGGGGTTTGATCTGGTGATCAATGCCAGCGCGGCGAGCCTGTCCGGTGAGCTGCCACCGCTGTCGCCACGGGCGCTGGCGGATGGCTGTCGTGCCTACGATATGGTGTACGGCGCCCAGCCGACCCCGTTTATGCACTGGGCTAGCGGACTCGGCGCGGAGGTATCCGATGGCCTGGGTATGCTGGTGGGGCAGGCGGCGGAGTCTTTTGCCCTGTGGCGGGGTGTGCGTCCGCAGGTGGAGCCGGTGCTGGCGATGCTGCGCCAGCGATTGCTCGATAAATCCAGGGTCTGA